TTCCATGAACTCATCCCTTGACACGACCGGACTGTAAACGAATGACTTGGACACCGATCTTTTCCGGAGAATTCCCTTCTCGACCAATCTGTTCATGACGGTCATAACGGTATTAAAGCTCATTGCTTTTTCCTGCTCCAGCTTGCGAAGGACTTCTTTTATCGTCGACTCCGTCTCAAAGTCCCACAGACAGTCCATTATTTTGGCTTCGAGCGGACCGAAAAATCGGTTAAGTCCGCTGCCGCTTGTTTTAAAATTTTGTGTTTTCATTATGGGGCCACCTCACACTACGAATTGTAGTACCAGACTGTCTGAAAGTCAAGGTGTAACCCCTTCCGCAGCATCGGACTCGTCATAAATAAAGCCCCCGGTGGATCCCCTTGGAGATTCGCCCGGGGGCTTGGCAAACGCACGACATCAAATACGCTGCAGACCCTTTAAATATTCAACGACCTGTATATGCTTCCTCATCGATTTCTCATGCACAAGATTGAGCTTCCCGTTATCGAGGTTGCCCAGCCTTGCACTTAATTCCCGGTTCTCATGGGTCCAATCCACATGCTTCAGGATGTCCAGGCAACGGGTCCAGCCCGGATTGTACCGCTCTCCCTCGTACAAGTACTCGTGAGCGTAAAGCGCTATGGACTCCTGCATAACTCTGCTTGAAGAAATATATTGCGCGAGCCCCGGCTGCTCGGGCATGTGCGGCAGTGCGGCATTAACAAACTGGTGCAGAATCTCGATATGACTCGTCATATCCTTCCGTATGCGCCTTGCAAGCTCATAGGACGGATTCATTTTACCGGTGTACAGCAGTATCGCTGTGGAATACATCCAACTGAAGCATGTGTAGTTTTTATTGAACGAGGTCAAGTTGTTCCTACGTT
This is a stretch of genomic DNA from Paenibacillus sp. sptzw28. It encodes these proteins:
- a CDS encoding BlaI/MecI/CopY family transcriptional regulator; amino-acid sequence: MKTQNFKTSGSGLNRFFGPLEAKIMDCLWDFETESTIKEVLRKLEQEKAMSFNTVMTVMNRLVEKGILRKRSVSKSFVYSPVVSRDEFMESKSKELAFDLVEEFGPLAVTHMVDALEKADPKLLEQLENKIKELKKER